One region of Cyanobacteriota bacterium genomic DNA includes:
- a CDS encoding rod shape-determining protein, giving the protein MSFFKKFSKNIGIDLGTANTLVYTAEGGIILREPSVVAVNRDTGEVLAVGEEARAMIGRTPSHIIATRPLRDGVIADFRHAEMMLRYFMEKATGKGAFKPLSKPRIAIGIPSGITEVERRAVREAAENAGAGQVFLIEEPMAAAIGAGLAVADPIGSMIVDIGGGTTEVAVTSLSGIVISESIRVAGDELNESIVTYMKKVYNLSIGETTAEMVKIKLGSAFKISDIFDEDQLEVRGLNLLNGLPRTVLISRPEVREAMSEPLQAIVDSVKRTLERIPPELAADVYDRGIVLAGGGALLPGLDEMIAHETEVPVHIAEDPLSCVVLGAGRVLHDKALRRVLDLAGDPSFA; this is encoded by the coding sequence ATGAGTTTTTTTAAGAAGTTTTCGAAAAATATTGGTATCGATTTAGGAACTGCTAATACATTAGTCTACACGGCAGAGGGAGGAATTATCCTGAGGGAACCAAGCGTGGTTGCAGTTAATCGTGATACTGGTGAAGTTCTTGCAGTTGGCGAAGAAGCAAGAGCCATGATTGGCCGAACGCCAAGTCATATAATCGCAACTCGTCCACTTAGAGATGGTGTGATTGCAGATTTTCGCCATGCCGAAATGATGCTCAGATATTTTATGGAAAAAGCAACCGGCAAAGGTGCATTCAAACCATTGAGTAAACCTAGAATCGCTATTGGTATCCCAAGTGGAATTACTGAAGTTGAAAGAAGAGCCGTACGCGAGGCTGCAGAAAATGCAGGTGCTGGTCAAGTATTTTTAATTGAAGAGCCAATGGCTGCAGCAATTGGTGCTGGACTTGCTGTTGCTGATCCAATTGGTAGCATGATCGTTGATATCGGTGGTGGTACAACTGAAGTAGCTGTTACTTCTCTTTCTGGAATAGTAATCTCAGAAAGTATAAGAGTTGCTGGTGATGAATTAAACGAATCAATCGTCACTTACATGAAAAAAGTTTATAACTTATCAATTGGTGAAACAACTGCTGAGATGGTCAAAATCAAGCTAGGATCGGCTTTCAAGATTAGTGATATTTTTGATGAAGACCAACTTGAAGTTCGAGGACTTAATTTACTTAATGGTTTACCGCGTACTGTTTTGATTAGTAGACCAGAAGTAAGAGAAGCGATGTCAGAGCCGCTTCAAGCAATTGTTGATTCAGTGAAACGCACTCTTGAGAGAATTCCTCCTGAGCTTGCTGCTGATGTTTATGATCGTGGAATTGTACTTGCTGGTGGTGGTGCATTACTTCCAGGTCTTGATGAAATGATTGCGCATGAAACAGAAGTGCCTGTGCATATTGCTGAAGATCCACTTTCATGTGTAGTACTTGGAGCCGGTAGAGTTTTGCATGATAAAGCACTTAGAAGAGTTTTAGACTTGGCTGGGGATCCATCATTTGCTTAG
- the mreC gene encoding rod shape-determining protein MreC encodes MLSLDSSKYRLPSLRTVVIPFLIALALLWVFNRPLTAVTLFLYNSTGSFISTNYENLQQSRNETASLLASKELAAHLDLENKTLMIENNALKAVETKLLDYQAALKFKSNFAYQTVFAEVVGRSPDSWHKQIIINKGSKDGIAVGLGALTERGIIGQVSKTAPHNSIVQLIFNPEWRMGVKIARLNQYGVLSGNHPQPASLQFITVDSAVELGDEIVTSGICIDTDNCPYPENFPVGRVVEVKRDPNIVDLVVKVDFYEDLSSIREVFVLNHKSGEHR; translated from the coding sequence TTGCTTAGTCTCGATAGTTCTAAATATCGATTACCTTCACTAAGAACCGTTGTAATTCCGTTTTTGATCGCGCTTGCGCTGCTTTGGGTTTTCAATAGACCGCTTACTGCTGTGACTTTGTTTTTATACAACAGTACAGGTTCATTTATAAGTACTAATTATGAGAACCTGCAACAAAGTAGAAATGAGACAGCGAGCTTACTAGCGAGTAAAGAGCTTGCGGCCCATTTGGATTTAGAGAATAAAACCCTAATGATTGAGAATAACGCTCTCAAAGCAGTTGAAACTAAACTGCTTGATTATCAAGCAGCACTCAAGTTCAAAAGCAATTTTGCATACCAAACAGTTTTTGCTGAAGTCGTTGGTAGAAGTCCAGATTCCTGGCATAAACAAATCATTATTAACAAAGGATCCAAGGATGGCATTGCAGTTGGACTTGGGGCACTTACTGAGCGCGGGATTATTGGTCAAGTAAGCAAAACTGCTCCGCATAATTCAATTGTGCAATTGATTTTCAACCCAGAATGGCGTATGGGAGTCAAGATTGCTAGGCTCAATCAATATGGAGTACTTAGCGGCAATCACCCTCAACCAGCGTCTTTGCAGTTTATTACAGTTGACTCGGCAGTTGAACTTGGTGATGAGATTGTGACATCAGGGATTTGCATTGATACAGACAATTGTCCTTATCCAGAAAACTTTCCGGTGGGCAGAGTCGTTGAAGTCAAAAGAGACCCCAACATCGTTGACCTTGTAGTGAAGGTAGATTTTTATGAGGACTTAAGTTCAATACGTGAAGTATTTGTACTTAATCACAAATCAGGAGAACATCGTTGA
- the rsfS gene encoding ribosome silencing factor: protein MKTIGIKELAFKAARLGEDKKAKDTEIMDITQISDVADYIIIASASSKAQLKAVASHIEDNLAAEGMEPAMREGKYGDQWFLLDYLNVVVHIIDEKAREYYNLEELWAGAHFIPRDEWTEELS from the coding sequence TTGAAAACAATAGGAATTAAAGAACTTGCTTTTAAAGCAGCGCGTCTTGGAGAAGACAAGAAAGCAAAGGATACAGAAATCATGGATATTACTCAGATTTCAGATGTTGCTGATTACATTATTATTGCGTCTGCCTCTAGTAAGGCACAACTCAAAGCAGTTGCCTCTCACATCGAAGATAACCTAGCTGCTGAAGGTATGGAACCAGCAATGCGTGAAGGTAAATATGGTGACCAATGGTTTTTGCTTGATTACTTGAACGTGGTAGTTCATATCATCGATGAGAAAGCTAGAGAGTATTACAATCTTGAAGAGCTTTGGGCGGGCGCGCACTTCATCCCTCGAGATGAATGGACTGAAGAACTTAGCTAA